In Colias croceus chromosome 8, ilColCroc2.1, a genomic segment contains:
- the LOC123693706 gene encoding uncharacterized protein LOC123693706 produces the protein MCLERKLQASPKLRLAYDDVIKDYLTKNYISPAPPYDPRDPTPIYIIPHHAVLREDKSSTKLRMVLDASMPTSGSQRSLNDLLHVGPNLQGNLFTIILGFRLHAIAMTADCRQQFLQIFVREFDRRFQCFLYRFSPQDPLLLYQFNRVCFGIKSSPYHALRTVRQLVEDDGAKYPLASSIASSSLYMDDIAFSIPTEYEAVSASRQLIDLFKGAQWDLIKWNSNSKNVLDNLPASHKLLPSAVEFDKTVQHKLLGLHWSTVDDCFYFKITAPADVMCTKRSILSITARLWDMMGFVAPTVAYNIPSDNFYYVSGIENPTDVLSRGIMPQNLVSHPLWFHGPQWARSDPSDWPHKSLNGESIADIPERKLLAHTVCPPIKHCALYDTALRVSSRSVFYIYRFLILLSRRGVMMTVEEPNFAVNKIIPALQNKYFAEEYSNILYYKFYSQAFNRLKPFIRNRLILIGRLSDTALEYAHKHPVILPHNDHLIIMIIDYYYIKYMYNIITNLFRVILITALLLALPAPQAKSDHVSLLDRHSLLDKLVQSFWKRWRMEYLHGLQVRQKWNTPSTPITPGTVVVVINDNAPPLTWPLAVVEKVHPSKDDVARVCTVRTAKGTYLRPVVRLCPLPRQ, from the coding sequence ATGTGCCTTGAAAGAAAGCTACAGGCTTCACCTAAATTAAGGTTGGCATATGATGACGTCATAAAGGATTATCTAACTAAGAATTATATTTCACCCGCGCCTCCGTATGATCCGCGTGACCCTAcacctatttatattataccgcATCACGCTGTTCTGCGCGAGGATAAATCGTCTACTAAGCTGCGCATGGTTTTAGATGCTAGCATGCCAACTTCTGGAAGCCAGCGTTCATTGAATGACCTTCTGCATGTTGGGCCGAATTTACAAGGcaatttgtttacaataattttaggtTTTCGTCTCCACGCGATTGCCATGACCGCCGATTGCCGCCAACAATTTCTGCAGATATTCGTGCGTGAGTTTGATCGtcgttttcaatgttttttatatcGTTTCAGCCCGCAGGATCCGCTACttctttatcaatttaatcgAGTTTGCTTCGGCATCAAGTCTAGTCCTTATCATGCACTGCGCACGGTAAGACAGCTCGTAGAAGATGACGGCGCGAAATATCCGCTCGCGAGTAGCATTGCGTCTTCCTCGTTGTATATGGATGATATCGCCTTCTCTATTCCCACGGAATATGAAGCAGTTTCCGCGTCGCGGCAGCTCATCGATTTGTTTAAGGGAGCTCAGTGGGATCTAATTAAGTGGAACAGTAATagtaaaaatgtgttagataATCTTCCCGCTTCGCACAAACTTTTACCCTCCGCGGTAGAGTTTGATAAGACCGTGCAACATAAATTACTTGGTCTGCATTGGTCTACTGTTgatgattgtttttattttaaaattaccgcACCCGCCGATGTGATGTGCACTAAGCGCTCCATCTTGTCAATTACCGCCCGTCTGTGGGACATGATGGGCTTCGTTGCTCCCACAGTCGCGTATAACATCCCATCAGATAACTTCTACTATGTTTCTGGTATTGAAAATCCCACTGACGTTCTTTCGCGTGGCATTATGCCACAAAATCTCGTCTCGCACCCTCTGTGGTTCCATGGACCCCAGTGGGCTCGTTCGGATCCATCTGATTGGCCTCATAAGAGTCTCAATGGTGAGTCTATTGCAGACATTCCCGAACGAAAATTATTAGCGCACACTGTGTGCCCGCCTATAAAGCATTGCGCTTTATACGATACCGCCCTTCGCGTCTCGTCGCGTAgcgtattttatatttataggttCCTTATATTATTGTCCCGCCGCGGTGTTATGATGACCGTAGAGGAACCTAATTTcgctgtaaataaaattattcccgccctgcaaaataaatattttgcagaGGAGTATTCTAATATactctattataaattttattcgcaGGCCTTCAACCGCTTGAAGCCTTTTATTCGCAACAGACTAATCCTCATCGGACGTCTAAGCGATACCGCCCTGGAATATGCACATAAGCATCCAGTGATATTACCGCACAATGATCACCTAATCATCATGatcattgattattattatattaaatatatgtataatattataacgaatTTGTttcgtgttattttaattaccgCGCTTTTATTAGCACTACCCGCGCCGCAAGCCAAATCTGATCACGTCAGTTTGCTTGATAGGCATTCGCTACTGGACAAGTTAGTCCAGTCGTTTTGGAAACGTTGGAGAATGGAATACTTACACGGTTTGCAAGTTAGGCAGAAATGGAATACGCCTTCCACACCTATTACTCCTGGAACGGTCGTGGTtgtgataaatgataatgcaCCGCCCCTAACCTGGCCTTTAGCCGTCGTAGAGAAAGTACATCCTTCAAAGGACGACGTCGCGCGCGTTTGTACAGTTAGAACCGCCAAGGGAACTTACCTTCGCCCGGTCGTTCGTTTATGTCCGCTTCCAAGACAATAG